The following coding sequences lie in one Synechococcus sp. MW101C3 genomic window:
- a CDS encoding glycosyltransferase yields the protein MPPQRSGISTYSLALLPHLARHFSIDVVTELPWDGPPPEGVLSVLTPLQFASRAHHYDHVLYHLGNSSAHLEIMRLLGAFPGVVVLHDFFLGHVVCSPESDEWLGGSCLQRLYASHGYQACLAYEASQRGGDDHVIWAYPCNLPLLQQADGVIVHSREALRLAESFYGPTAAEIWTLIPHLKQEVLPEPTDRSDQRARLDFAEDSLVICTFGFLGVAKRSLLLLEAFLASSLASDPRCALVFAGSAGSDQRLLNRMRRAIRRARGKGALLAEVRITGWIDTADYLGYLAAADLAVQLRSSSRGETSGTVLDCLSGGVPLIVNEHGSLREIPEGCALRLSEACDTAELARALESLARDPERRRRLVECGRREIAERHRPDHCAARYAEALHHAGEQAQRRQQLLTPFRQQLPEDPQQIVKAANTLGLLFPPEPRQRQLLLDVSALAEQDLGSGVQRVVRSICQQLLARPPVGFRVEPVVACSDGLGYRYARHFTTNLLQAAVDQLEDGPVAWYPGDVFLGIDLSHHVVLSQRAYYAFLRAQGVEVHFVVHDLLPCFLPECFPPGASERHRAWLDVVLQADGAVCVSRSVMEELKGWRMERQAAAQESPFRLGWFHHGADFQRGTATVPSQEEITAVEALGPWPTLLMVGTVEPRKAYLEVLEAATALWQNGATFNLVIVGREGWTDLPDPDRRTLPATVAAIRRHPLLHHQLFWFDAASDSLLQCLYERSSGLIGASFGEGFGIPLIEAASFGLPLLLRDLPVFHEVTGGHASFFPSKASRQALSESIARFLEDISGNAAAAPGHRPAPFTPQSWSQSADQLVEAIGLQPGADPAPFVGAPSLAGPDATMNPEPPAPRPRRRQRWRRRLSTVKERIKRLLRPAHHPTPFSEPVGTESSPECLLPGAEAWLQELRRQR from the coding sequence ATGCCCCCCCAAAGGAGCGGAATCAGCACCTACAGCCTCGCTCTGCTGCCCCACCTGGCCAGGCACTTCTCGATTGATGTTGTCACCGAGTTGCCGTGGGATGGACCACCTCCAGAAGGGGTGCTGTCTGTGCTCACGCCTTTGCAGTTCGCCAGTCGCGCCCATCACTACGACCATGTTCTGTATCACTTAGGGAATTCGTCGGCTCACCTGGAGATCATGCGGTTGCTGGGGGCCTTCCCTGGTGTGGTTGTCCTGCACGACTTCTTTCTTGGCCATGTGGTGTGCAGCCCAGAGTCAGATGAATGGCTCGGAGGAAGTTGCCTGCAGAGGCTCTACGCCTCCCACGGCTATCAGGCCTGCCTCGCCTACGAAGCGTCGCAGCGAGGCGGCGATGATCACGTCATCTGGGCCTACCCCTGCAACCTGCCGCTGCTTCAGCAGGCCGACGGCGTGATCGTTCACAGCCGCGAGGCACTGCGATTGGCGGAATCCTTCTACGGCCCCACCGCCGCTGAGATCTGGACCCTGATTCCCCATCTCAAGCAGGAGGTTCTCCCTGAGCCCACCGATCGCTCTGATCAGCGTGCTCGCCTCGATTTCGCCGAGGACAGCCTCGTCATCTGCACCTTTGGATTCCTTGGGGTGGCCAAGCGCAGCCTGCTCTTGCTGGAGGCGTTCCTGGCGTCGTCCCTGGCGAGCGACCCCCGTTGTGCCCTTGTGTTCGCTGGCTCGGCTGGGAGTGATCAACGGCTGCTGAACCGCATGCGCCGGGCCATTCGGCGGGCACGGGGGAAGGGCGCCCTCCTGGCGGAGGTCCGGATCACCGGCTGGATTGATACAGCCGACTACCTCGGCTACCTGGCGGCCGCCGACCTTGCCGTTCAGCTGCGCAGCTCTTCGCGGGGCGAGACTTCCGGGACGGTTCTTGATTGCCTCTCTGGCGGGGTCCCCCTGATCGTCAACGAACATGGCAGCCTTCGGGAGATCCCCGAAGGCTGTGCGCTCCGCCTTTCGGAGGCTTGCGACACCGCAGAGTTGGCACGTGCCCTGGAGTCGCTGGCGCGCGATCCAGAACGGCGGCGGCGGCTCGTGGAATGTGGCCGCCGCGAAATCGCCGAGCGCCATCGCCCCGACCACTGCGCCGCTCGCTATGCGGAGGCCCTGCATCACGCTGGCGAGCAAGCTCAGCGCCGCCAGCAGCTGCTCACCCCATTTCGCCAGCAGCTGCCTGAAGATCCTCAGCAGATCGTCAAGGCTGCCAATACGCTCGGCTTGCTGTTTCCTCCCGAGCCGCGGCAACGCCAGTTGCTCCTGGATGTCTCGGCCTTGGCAGAGCAGGATCTGGGCAGCGGCGTGCAGCGTGTGGTGCGTTCGATCTGTCAGCAGTTGTTGGCGCGTCCACCGGTTGGTTTCCGGGTCGAACCTGTTGTGGCTTGTTCGGACGGCCTGGGTTATCGCTACGCGCGCCACTTCACCACCAATCTGCTGCAAGCGGCGGTCGATCAATTGGAGGATGGGCCTGTTGCCTGGTACCCCGGTGATGTGTTTCTTGGCATCGACCTCAGCCATCACGTGGTACTGAGCCAACGGGCTTACTACGCCTTCTTGCGTGCACAAGGTGTGGAGGTGCACTTTGTGGTGCATGACCTCTTGCCTTGTTTTCTGCCGGAATGCTTCCCGCCGGGTGCGTCTGAACGGCATCGCGCCTGGCTCGATGTGGTTCTGCAGGCAGACGGGGCCGTGTGTGTCTCCAGGAGCGTGATGGAGGAGCTCAAGGGTTGGCGGATGGAGCGGCAGGCGGCGGCGCAGGAGAGTCCATTCCGGCTCGGCTGGTTTCACCACGGAGCTGATTTTCAACGTGGCACCGCCACCGTGCCTAGCCAGGAGGAGATCACAGCCGTGGAAGCCCTGGGCCCCTGGCCCACCCTGCTGATGGTGGGGACGGTCGAACCACGCAAGGCGTACCTCGAGGTGTTGGAAGCGGCCACGGCGCTCTGGCAGAACGGGGCAACCTTCAACTTGGTGATCGTGGGCCGTGAAGGTTGGACCGACCTACCGGATCCAGACCGCAGAACCCTGCCGGCCACGGTGGCGGCGATCCGGCGGCATCCCCTGCTTCACCACCAGCTGTTTTGGTTTGATGCGGCGTCAGATTCCCTGTTGCAGTGCCTGTATGAGCGTTCCTCAGGCTTGATTGGGGCTTCCTTTGGGGAGGGCTTCGGTATTCCGCTGATTGAAGCCGCCTCGTTTGGCTTGCCCCTGTTGTTGCGGGATCTGCCGGTGTTCCACGAGGTCACCGGCGGCCATGCCAGCTTTTTCCCCAGCAAGGCCAGCCGGCAAGCCCTCAGCGAGTCCATCGCTCGTTTTCTGGAGGACATCTCTGGCAACGCGGCAGCAGCACCCGGCCACCGACCCGCGCCGTTCACCCCCCAGTCCTGGAGCCAGAGTGCCGATCAGCTCGTTGAGGCGATTGGTCTGCAGCCGGGAGCTGATCCAGCGCCATTCGTGGGCGCGCCCTCGTTGGCAGGCCCCGATGCAACGATGAATCCTGAGCCTCCTGCGCCAAGACCCCGCCGGCGGCAACGCTGGCGCCGGCGACTCAGCACGGTGAAGGAGCGGATCAAGCGGCTGCTGCGCCCCGCCCATCACCCCACCCCGTTCTCGGAGCCGGTTGGTACGGAAAGCTCGCCTGAGTGTCTCCTGCCGGGGGCTGAGGCCTGGCTTCAGGAGCTGCGACGCCAACGCTGA
- a CDS encoding glycosyltransferase, producing MAPIDSSPFTPTVSCLVVSRNASLLNRLVRSLGEARRFWNDTDEILCSWNGHPEDEALLQAEAHPPLRIAARSPYHFATNVNALADQARGDLLVVLNDDVILDRGSLDRAIQILQSRPEVGVVGGRLRTSAGRLGHAGILFANPGVPYNRFRPDRLGSLINPDALAVRESGPMPAVTGALMVLRREDFQAIRLRESFSVCGEDVALCLDLYDNLGKWAYYASDVTAIHDEKSTRGETLDHYDLHQVAELVRERLRKNPALRAQQAYWAVQEADELEGIVHRLREDNRQREEQWSEKWSEKEKESAMMAEASERKIVELAEKEKNCLAVLEATRENVRELEIAQQNAADQKLSDNRKLGEMQGKLNRALLDQESLKHSRSWRLTAPYRRLGRLLQRWRRSS from the coding sequence ATGGCCCCTATTGACAGCTCCCCATTCACGCCGACGGTTTCCTGCCTGGTGGTGTCCCGCAACGCCTCACTGCTGAACCGGCTGGTTCGCAGCCTTGGCGAAGCACGCCGCTTCTGGAACGACACCGATGAAATTCTCTGTTCGTGGAACGGACATCCGGAGGATGAAGCTCTGCTTCAGGCTGAAGCCCACCCACCATTGAGAATCGCAGCCCGCTCACCCTATCATTTCGCCACCAATGTGAATGCCCTGGCCGATCAAGCCCGCGGTGACCTGTTGGTAGTGCTGAACGACGACGTCATTCTCGATCGTGGCAGCCTGGATCGGGCCATTCAGATCCTGCAAAGCCGGCCCGAGGTTGGTGTGGTGGGGGGGCGCTTGCGCACCAGCGCTGGTCGCCTGGGTCATGCCGGCATCCTCTTTGCGAACCCAGGTGTGCCGTACAACCGCTTCCGTCCTGATCGCCTCGGCTCCCTGATCAACCCCGATGCGCTGGCCGTGCGGGAGTCGGGGCCCATGCCTGCCGTCACAGGTGCACTGATGGTACTGCGTCGCGAAGATTTCCAGGCCATCCGGCTGCGCGAGAGCTTCAGCGTGTGCGGGGAGGATGTGGCTCTTTGCCTTGATCTTTACGACAATCTTGGTAAATGGGCTTATTACGCTAGCGATGTAACGGCAATCCATGACGAGAAAAGCACCCGCGGGGAGACCCTTGATCACTACGACCTGCATCAAGTGGCGGAGCTGGTGAGGGAAAGGCTCCGCAAGAACCCCGCTCTACGTGCACAACAGGCCTATTGGGCAGTCCAGGAAGCCGATGAACTCGAGGGGATTGTGCATCGGCTCCGCGAAGACAACCGGCAAAGGGAAGAGCAATGGAGCGAGAAGTGGAGCGAAAAAGAGAAGGAGTCGGCGATGATGGCGGAGGCCAGCGAGAGGAAGATCGTGGAACTGGCCGAAAAGGAGAAGAACTGCTTGGCCGTTCTGGAAGCCACCCGGGAAAACGTACGCGAACTTGAAATCGCACAACAGAACGCTGCTGATCAAAAACTAAGTGACAATCGAAAGCTGGGAGAGATGCAGGGAAAACTCAATCGTGCCCTGCTTGATCAAGAAAGTCTCAAGCACAGCCGTTCCTGGCGGCTCACCGCTCCCTATCGTCGACTTGGACGCCTCCTTCAGCGTTGGCGTCGCAGCTCCTGA
- a CDS encoding glycosyltransferase, with product MNILFVHQNFPGQYKHLLPYCQAKGHTVLALGNVRPLSAFPKTYPYRHYGFDRSSGRDTDPLAVDFESKMIRARSCAAAAQTLRDEGFIPDVICTHTGWGEDLFLLDVWPTAKLIGYCEYYYNADGFDLGFDPEYCSSDSLILQKLRGKNASILLSLQQVTAGVSPTRFQRSTYPQELRSRIRIIHDGIDTRHAKPQKDLYLEVRGRRLSAADPVVTFVSRSLEPARGFHRFMRALPRFQELCPQAHIIIVGTSEGGYGARPDVPHKEQLLAELEGQINLDRIYFPGRLAYADFLRLLAISSCHVYFTIPFVLSWSLLESMAAGCVVVGSDTAPVREVIRHGENGLLVDYFNPDALANQMHAVLSDPGAYASLRLAARRTVISHYDRADCLVRHHALIQDAFHGHI from the coding sequence ATGAACATCCTGTTCGTTCATCAGAATTTTCCTGGCCAGTACAAGCATCTGCTGCCCTATTGCCAGGCGAAAGGCCACACGGTTCTGGCGCTTGGCAATGTTCGGCCCCTTTCCGCCTTTCCGAAGACCTATCCCTATCGCCACTACGGCTTTGATCGCTCCAGCGGCCGTGATACTGATCCCCTGGCGGTGGACTTTGAAAGCAAGATGATTCGCGCGCGCAGCTGTGCTGCAGCCGCACAAACGCTACGTGATGAAGGATTCATCCCGGATGTGATCTGCACGCATACAGGCTGGGGTGAGGATCTCTTCCTGCTGGATGTATGGCCCACTGCGAAGTTGATTGGTTACTGTGAGTATTACTACAACGCTGATGGCTTTGATCTCGGCTTTGATCCAGAGTATTGCTCCAGCGATTCTCTGATTCTGCAAAAGCTGCGAGGCAAGAATGCCAGCATCCTGCTGTCGCTGCAGCAGGTCACCGCAGGTGTCAGCCCCACCCGTTTTCAACGCAGCACCTATCCGCAGGAGCTTCGCTCACGAATTCGCATCATTCACGATGGCATCGATACCCGCCATGCCAAGCCACAGAAAGATCTCTATCTAGAGGTGCGCGGCCGCAGGCTCAGTGCGGCTGATCCCGTTGTCACCTTCGTGAGCCGATCGCTTGAGCCTGCCCGCGGCTTTCACCGTTTCATGCGCGCTCTACCCAGGTTTCAGGAGTTGTGCCCGCAGGCTCACATCATCATCGTGGGCACATCCGAAGGCGGATACGGTGCCCGTCCTGATGTTCCCCACAAAGAGCAGCTGCTGGCTGAACTTGAAGGACAGATCAATCTGGATCGCATCTATTTCCCTGGCCGCCTGGCCTATGCAGACTTTCTGCGGCTGTTGGCAATCTCTAGTTGCCACGTGTATTTCACGATCCCGTTTGTGCTCTCCTGGTCGTTGCTTGAGAGCATGGCGGCCGGTTGTGTGGTGGTGGGCTCAGATACCGCACCGGTGCGGGAGGTGATCCGCCACGGTGAGAATGGCCTGCTTGTGGATTATTTCAACCCCGATGCTCTTGCCAATCAGATGCATGCTGTTTTGAGTGACCCAGGGGCCTATGCCTCATTGCGGCTTGCGGCACGCCGAACGGTGATCAGCCACTACGATCGCGCTGATTGTTTGGTCCGTCACCACGCTCTCATTCAAGATGCGTTTCATGGGCATATCTGA
- a CDS encoding DUF4214 domain-containing protein produces MATALETQLLYITYFGRPADPAGLTYWTTGPQAALPLDQVADFFAASVEFAQTTVGKTTEQIINSFYVNAFGRQADAAGLQFWTAKVNNGEISIQDVGLFVALGALAQPAGSPDRVALESKQAASQTWTGLVAADVTATLEYAGPLATTFGVDFLVPVTTTATIPSSAATQASINGLPPVGTVALLSSNASSVTEGGTVIFLIQTIPDLAGQSISYELSGVQAADVVGGKLAGTVEISATGVGVLQVTIAQDAIVGETETLEITFPNQIVFSKPPGSDSVVIIDTTPPVVLPTETVLTTATDVVTATAVAEFKFIGTDQTLGQNDQLTGRAGTESTLQIGTNGGFTIGNFTSFGIQTLELNPSGEDLWDVGSVDLSRAFGLNGASGAADGLTKININQSKLGFLFLEDIQSAVGFTTKIKDSFSTIEYNFDVNALASSNNLVNVVIEETPVDSTFGEALGLDFTQGPLSANASIETLALTSLGSITNVVDLLSVGDALTTLVIDGDASLDITTDLGLPINDNRRISTINAFALDGDLSLRYTSILGDVINNFLPDVSVFGAIGDNFLELGTQSPTFPTDFFVVTQDGDDTVFTVGGDDELFVGEGDNLVDAGDGRNSVSAGVGDDTITTGDGIDLVDAGDGDNSVDTNAGNDTITSGSGDDSIDAGDDDDVVNAGDGDNAVTGGFGDDSITTGSGQDFIVGDVIIAGDVIGSGDDTISSGAGSDVVFTGSGANLVDAGDDDDLVVVGEVVNDVIQDDTFANTVLLGLGNDELVIDTDSLTFADSINGGAGIDTISLANGGTLLRSETLRVSRIEALDLIGNADYSITLSDELVRTSDDIGSRIFSVFTSGDDAGNVTLDLSFLSPVDLVGNLISIRYSGQDDTDSETIIIRDELISPESVLAFGEAPLDQDETFADTLLILDSADVTAVDLVNVTGLEVIELGSSVNGPQTFTFDLRDLSVDQFNSLVGDGNDVLIIRATPLLAGSVSSLNIDLTGADPLLAGRIIVEQSADLNVSVVGVPPGFVVINTALFYTPNADNLVGTAFSDTFTAFQLSDVQVGDFANGLGGVDTLELEFAVSNPLASLALQLSLTNISSIEIFDFNPAAVNQPVRFSGIGLFFAPGLQSIFTAGGDDFLLNIERSLFIDAGSGNNTVDLDAAGTVVTAGGTDSVLGSGGNDSIVTGGGNDTVDAQGGADSISVGEGNDSVLGDGGNDIIDGGTGNNTINAGTGEDSVITGVGNDSIVGGTGSDTINAGDGTNTVLAGLGADSVVTGTGADSISTADGIEDEDDTVSSGAGADTVRVGLGDDSVTAGAGNDLIVLGSTFALSEGIVHTDDLGGFTPGDRINGGADVDTLVFALDAVIGSTTTVTGTQVQNIEILNVSPGAFNQTLVLDTTLLPLPTGGRLAVNLDGDINSDGDNFTLNATSFVQGQAVDVFTTGFDNAAAGSTYNLGAGNDTFTNFSGDPSQNVTVAGNGGADTIALSGAVEVVRYNTGNDGGTGGTGTGGDFITGYSLADSIDITGGLLTDIGGLLSTAPATNAQLVLGGLSSTGNAGNNLSGRNVLNLTGPARSLTDAQLFDANAVAGNINGVGVIGNGLALGDLVGILTFVDAVTNQALIVQQGQTDTALYLYTESSFDFANPQAYTVEASELRQLGVFDNSLFTGTELV; encoded by the coding sequence ATGGCAACTGCCCTCGAAACTCAACTTCTTTACATCACTTATTTCGGCAGGCCAGCGGATCCGGCCGGTCTCACCTACTGGACCACGGGCCCTCAGGCTGCCCTGCCCCTCGATCAAGTCGCGGATTTCTTTGCTGCAAGCGTTGAGTTTGCCCAGACGACCGTCGGCAAGACAACAGAACAAATCATCAATTCGTTCTACGTCAATGCCTTTGGGCGTCAGGCCGATGCAGCCGGCCTTCAGTTCTGGACGGCCAAGGTCAACAACGGTGAGATTTCGATCCAGGACGTGGGCCTGTTCGTTGCCCTAGGCGCTCTGGCGCAGCCTGCTGGTTCGCCAGACCGCGTGGCTTTGGAATCGAAGCAGGCGGCCTCCCAAACCTGGACCGGCCTTGTGGCAGCGGATGTCACGGCAACTCTTGAATACGCCGGTCCGCTCGCGACTACCTTCGGCGTCGACTTCCTGGTGCCCGTCACTACCACGGCCACCATTCCTTCGTCGGCAGCCACCCAAGCCTCCATCAATGGCCTGCCCCCCGTCGGCACAGTTGCGCTGCTGAGCTCGAATGCCAGCAGCGTCACTGAAGGTGGCACGGTCATCTTCCTGATTCAGACGATCCCAGATCTGGCCGGTCAATCCATTTCCTACGAGCTCAGCGGTGTTCAGGCCGCTGACGTGGTCGGTGGAAAGCTGGCGGGCACTGTTGAGATCAGTGCCACCGGCGTGGGCGTCCTCCAGGTCACCATCGCGCAAGACGCGATTGTTGGCGAGACGGAAACCCTTGAGATCACTTTCCCCAACCAGATCGTCTTCTCCAAGCCGCCTGGTAGCGACTCCGTGGTGATCATTGACACCACTCCTCCGGTTGTCCTCCCCACCGAAACGGTCCTCACCACAGCAACCGATGTGGTGACGGCCACAGCTGTGGCCGAGTTCAAATTCATCGGCACTGATCAGACCCTCGGTCAGAACGATCAGCTGACTGGTCGCGCCGGCACCGAGTCCACCCTGCAGATCGGTACCAATGGTGGCTTCACCATCGGCAACTTCACCAGCTTTGGCATTCAGACCCTGGAGCTGAATCCTTCTGGCGAAGATCTCTGGGATGTTGGCTCCGTTGATCTCAGCCGTGCCTTCGGCCTCAATGGCGCGAGCGGCGCAGCCGATGGGCTCACCAAGATCAACATCAATCAGTCAAAGCTTGGGTTCCTCTTCCTTGAGGACATCCAATCAGCTGTTGGTTTCACCACTAAAATCAAGGACAGCTTCAGCACGATCGAATACAACTTCGACGTCAACGCACTAGCCAGCTCTAACAATCTGGTTAATGTCGTCATCGAAGAAACACCGGTTGACTCTACCTTCGGTGAAGCCCTCGGCCTTGATTTCACCCAGGGTCCTCTCAGCGCTAACGCCAGCATCGAAACCCTTGCGCTCACCTCGCTTGGCTCGATCACCAATGTGGTCGATCTGCTCAGCGTTGGTGACGCGCTGACCACCTTGGTGATCGACGGTGATGCTTCCCTCGACATCACCACGGATCTCGGCCTTCCCATCAATGACAACCGCCGCATCAGCACCATCAATGCATTTGCTCTCGATGGTGATCTGAGCCTGCGCTACACCTCGATCCTGGGCGATGTCATCAACAACTTCCTCCCGGATGTGAGCGTGTTTGGGGCGATCGGGGATAACTTCCTCGAGCTTGGAACCCAGTCGCCAACCTTCCCCACCGATTTCTTTGTCGTCACCCAAGACGGAGACGACACCGTCTTCACCGTAGGCGGTGATGACGAACTCTTCGTTGGCGAAGGTGACAACCTGGTGGATGCCGGCGATGGTCGCAACTCAGTGTCCGCTGGCGTTGGCGACGACACCATCACGACCGGTGATGGAATCGATCTTGTCGACGCTGGCGATGGCGACAACAGTGTCGACACCAACGCGGGCAACGACACCATCACCTCTGGTTCTGGCGACGACTCGATCGACGCTGGCGACGACGACGACGTTGTGAACGCTGGTGACGGCGACAACGCAGTGACGGGTGGTTTCGGCGACGACTCCATCACCACCGGCAGCGGCCAAGACTTCATCGTTGGTGATGTGATCATCGCTGGCGATGTGATTGGTTCAGGCGACGACACCATCAGCTCCGGCGCTGGCTCTGACGTTGTGTTCACTGGCAGCGGTGCCAACCTCGTTGATGCTGGCGATGATGATGACCTCGTCGTTGTTGGTGAGGTTGTCAATGATGTGATCCAAGACGACACCTTCGCCAACACTGTTCTGCTTGGCTTGGGTAACGATGAGTTGGTGATCGACACCGATTCCCTGACCTTTGCCGATTCGATCAACGGTGGCGCTGGGATCGACACCATTAGCCTCGCCAATGGCGGAACCCTGCTCCGTTCGGAAACCCTGCGGGTGAGCCGGATCGAAGCCCTTGATCTGATTGGCAACGCTGATTACTCGATCACCCTCAGCGACGAGCTGGTCCGCACGTCCGATGACATCGGCTCACGCATCTTCTCGGTGTTCACTTCTGGTGATGACGCCGGCAACGTGACCCTGGATCTGAGCTTCCTCAGCCCAGTGGATCTCGTTGGCAATCTCATCTCGATCCGCTACTCCGGTCAGGATGACACCGACAGCGAAACCATCATCATCCGCGATGAGCTGATCAGCCCCGAATCTGTGCTTGCCTTCGGTGAAGCACCGCTCGATCAGGATGAAACCTTCGCTGACACACTGCTGATTCTTGATTCGGCAGATGTCACCGCCGTCGACCTCGTCAACGTGACGGGTCTTGAGGTTATTGAGCTTGGCTCCTCGGTGAATGGTCCTCAGACCTTCACGTTTGATCTGCGCGACCTCAGCGTCGACCAGTTCAACAGCCTTGTTGGTGATGGCAATGATGTGCTGATCATCCGCGCCACTCCTCTGCTGGCGGGTTCGGTTTCCAGCCTCAACATCGACCTCACCGGTGCTGATCCGCTGCTGGCCGGGCGCATCATTGTTGAGCAAAGCGCCGATCTCAACGTTTCCGTTGTGGGTGTGCCGCCTGGTTTCGTCGTTATCAACACGGCACTCTTCTACACCCCCAATGCCGACAATCTTGTCGGCACCGCGTTCAGCGACACGTTCACGGCCTTCCAGCTCTCGGACGTGCAAGTCGGCGATTTCGCCAACGGCCTCGGCGGTGTGGACACCCTTGAGCTTGAGTTTGCTGTCAGCAACCCGCTCGCCTCACTGGCTCTGCAGCTGAGCCTCACCAACATCAGCAGCATCGAAATCTTTGATTTCAACCCTGCGGCTGTTAACCAACCGGTTCGCTTCAGTGGAATCGGTCTGTTCTTTGCTCCTGGGCTTCAGTCGATCTTCACCGCCGGTGGTGACGACTTCCTCCTCAACATCGAGCGTTCGCTGTTCATCGATGCAGGTAGCGGTAACAACACCGTCGACCTCGATGCAGCTGGCACGGTTGTCACCGCTGGTGGCACCGACAGTGTTCTCGGCAGCGGTGGCAACGATTCCATCGTTACTGGCGGTGGCAATGACACCGTCGATGCCCAGGGTGGTGCTGACTCCATCAGCGTCGGCGAAGGCAACGACTCCGTACTGGGTGACGGTGGCAATGACATCATCGATGGCGGCACTGGTAACAACACCATCAACGCTGGAACTGGTGAAGACTCGGTGATCACGGGCGTCGGCAACGACTCCATCGTTGGTGGTACGGGTAGCGACACCATCAACGCCGGAGATGGCACCAACACCGTGTTGGCTGGACTCGGTGCTGATTCGGTCGTGACCGGCACTGGTGCTGACTCCATCAGCACTGCCGATGGCATTGAAGACGAGGACGACACGGTTTCCTCTGGTGCCGGCGCAGACACCGTTCGGGTGGGTCTGGGCGATGATTCGGTGACTGCTGGCGCCGGCAATGATCTCATTGTCCTTGGCTCTACATTTGCCCTGTCAGAAGGCATCGTTCACACCGATGACCTTGGTGGTTTCACCCCCGGCGATCGCATCAATGGTGGTGCCGATGTCGACACTCTCGTGTTCGCCCTCGATGCCGTTATTGGTTCCACCACCACCGTCACCGGCACGCAAGTTCAGAACATTGAAATTCTGAACGTTTCCCCCGGTGCTTTCAACCAAACCTTGGTTCTCGACACCACTCTGCTGCCTCTGCCCACCGGTGGTCGTTTGGCGGTCAATCTCGATGGTGACATCAACTCTGATGGTGACAACTTCACCCTCAATGCCACCAGCTTTGTTCAGGGCCAGGCTGTCGATGTCTTCACCACCGGATTCGACAATGCTGCTGCTGGTTCCACCTACAACCTGGGTGCCGGCAATGACACCTTCACCAACTTCTCTGGTGACCCCAGTCAAAACGTGACAGTGGCCGGTAATGGCGGTGCTGACACCATCGCTCTCTCCGGCGCAGTTGAAGTTGTCCGCTACAACACGGGCAATGATGGTGGCACTGGTGGAACAGGCACTGGCGGTGACTTCATCACCGGCTATTCCCTTGCTGACTCCATCGATATCACCGGTGGCTTGCTCACCGACATCGGCGGGCTGCTCTCCACCGCACCGGCGACCAATGCCCAGCTCGTCCTGGGTGGCCTGAGCTCCACGGGTAATGCAGGCAACAACCTCTCCGGTCGCAACGTCCTCAACCTCACCGGTCCGGCCCGCAGCCTTACCGATGCCCAGTTGTTCGATGCCAACGCTGTTGCTGGAAACATCAACGGCGTGGGTGTGATCGGCAACGGTCTTGCTCTTGGTGATCTCGTCGGCATCCTCACCTTTGTGGATGCTGTCACCAACCAAGCCCTGATCGTCCAGCAGGGTCAAACGGATACGGCTCTGTATCTGTACACCGAGTCGTCCTTCGACTTCGCCAATCCCCAGGCTTACACTGTGGAAGCGAGCGAACTCCGCCAGCTGGGTGTGTTCGACAACAGCCTGTTCACCGGCACTGAACTGGTCTGA
- a CDS encoding peptidylprolyl isomerase, whose translation MSAVSQSEHAQAAEEVPAGIPGVPAPTLRSLAHCNLLRPFVYHMVLEETLDKRALEQELSKTLLSNFRKANGLQDQASEAQFLSKMGWTQQDYLWQVQLPHRIAVHCGQHFIAKAEARFLDKKNQLDQVIYSLIRVKDGSLARELYLRIEEGEATFAELAEIYSEGPEKTSRGLVGPLPLNQAHPQLAQRLRSATVG comes from the coding sequence ATGAGCGCCGTTTCACAGTCCGAGCACGCTCAAGCTGCCGAGGAAGTGCCGGCAGGGATCCCAGGCGTGCCTGCACCAACACTGCGCTCCCTGGCCCACTGCAACCTGCTGCGCCCCTTCGTTTACCACATGGTTCTTGAAGAAACGCTGGACAAGCGTGCACTGGAGCAGGAGTTGAGCAAAACCCTGCTTTCGAACTTTCGCAAAGCCAATGGCCTGCAAGATCAAGCCAGCGAAGCCCAGTTCCTGAGCAAAATGGGATGGACGCAACAGGATTACCTGTGGCAAGTTCAATTGCCACACCGCATTGCCGTCCATTGCGGCCAACACTTTATCGCCAAAGCCGAAGCACGATTCCTGGACAAAAAGAACCAACTTGACCAAGTCATCTATAGCCTGATCAGAGTGAAGGATGGCTCTCTTGCCCGCGAGCTTTACCTCAGAATTGAAGAGGGAGAAGCCACGTTTGCAGAGCTGGCTGAGATCTACAGCGAGGGGCCTGAAAAGACATCGCGCGGACTGGTTGGCCCCCTGCCTCTCAATCAGGCCCATCCCCAACTCGCGCAACGCTTGAGAAGCGCCACGGTCGGCTGA